ACAGGGGACTCCAGGTGAGGCCGGAGGTGTTCGGAGCACATGGAGGCTCCACACACTAGGCAGGTCTTCACCGCAGGGAGAGAGCCCTGGCTGGGGCAATAGTGGCAGGGTAGGAAGGTCTCCCTAGAGGTTTGACGAGCCAGGCTGGGGGACAGGTTGGTACGTCCAGGGGACAGGTTGTTGGCAGCACGGGTAGGAGAGGTGGACGTGCCGATTGGACCAGATCTGTTGGAGATCTCTGGAAGAGGCTCCCACTCAGCTTCAACAGGCTTCTCCTTCGTAGGGGTGACTAAACGTAAATGGGTTGTTTGGGTCGTTTCAGCAGGATTCTTGGCGGGTGTGTACGGATCTCTTGCAGGGGGTGGCGGTGGGTCCAGTTCAACGGTGGTGATTCTTCTTGGCGATGTGTTGGTCATGTGACCTGCGGCTTCTTCAGGTGATTTTCTAGGGTCATTCAGGGGTTCTCTTGTAAGAGGTTCTGTTGCAGCAGGGGGTTGGTCCAGCTCAATGGGTGGGTCTCTCCTAGGGGACCTAGACCTATCACGTGTCAGGTCCGGACCTCTGACGGCGACGGACGCAGTACTAGACGGTTTGGTTGCTAAGGAGAATGGTGCTGCTGGCACCTCCTCCTCACTGGACAATTCGACGTCAGACGACGTGTTCTGATTggctgaagaggaggaagaggaagtggcGGGTCTCTTACGGTCACCAGACTGTCCCCTggagtgggaggaagaggagctgccAGTGGCTTGTCTCTTGTTGTCGTGAAGATGGCCTCCTGGGACAGGAGAACTGGCTGGTCTCTTCCCTAACAGACGCTTGGACCCCTTCCCAAGGGTCCAGCCCTCCGAATTGATCTCAATGACATCCTCTTCATTGGCTCTGCCTTCTATACCCAACACAACATACATAACACAAATAAATTAGTAGTGATTAGGCCTACTTAGGTTACATCAAAAGGACACAAACctagctaaatcaaatcaaattgtatttgtcacagcacagaatacaacaggtgtagactaagcGTAATGCTTGCTTTACAAGCCTTTCCCAATGATGCAGAGTTACAAAATGATGGGAAATATCATAAATATCATATTATTTTAAGATAAAATCAATCGACCTTATTCTAAGGCAAGTCGATGGACTTCAGTAGACTTTGACCTGTGTCGTTACTCGTGTGCGTCCGTCAATATAGCGTAATATTGTTGTTAATGTTTCTATCATAGCCAAGTCATCATCACCATATTAAAACTATGTGTTATTGTTTAAAACTGTAGGCCAAGTACCATTACACAGGTACATCTTCCCCAGCAGTAGCCTACCTTTGGAAATGTTCGTTCCCATGACTAGTCAGCCAACCTGGGGTGTGTTTATTACGTTTTGGAACGGGAAACCGTTTACCGTTTATGAACCAAACAGAGCAAACGGAACGAAGCGTGGAGGGACCTATCAGAATTGGTCCAATATTAAATTCTCGTTTTCGTTGCAAAAGGTTTTCCGTTTGAAATAAACGGTTtgtgttgcaaaacgttttgtaaCAGACGAAACGTTTTGCGACAGAATCGGCGTAATGAATAAACCCCTGTATCGTTGTCCCCAGCCTAATTGCGCATGGGCAGAAGTGTCTGGTGAATTCGGGAAGTTACCTGTGGCTGTGCGTGTATGTGCAGGCGCTTCATGTCGCCACGGACTTGCGGTAGTGTCTCTCTTGAACCCCACCGGTAATGTCTTGTACTCCTCCTTGCACTCGGGGCAGTAGTATGGACCGGTGGGCGAACCACTCCATAACTCCTGTATACAGCAGTAGCAGAAAATATGTTTGCATCTCAGCGCGGTCGGATTCCGACATATACCGTGGCACAAAGGACACACCGAGGGCTCGCAGTCCAGGGTCGGCAACGACTGACCCATTTTGCCCAGTAAAAAACGATATTTGTTACGTGTTTTTGTCAACAACACGACAGACTCGACCTCCAGGAAACGAAACCGTAAAATTAGGAGGAGCCAAGTGTTTGAATTTACGTCCCCAGTGTAGTCCTGCACACTGCGCCTCACTCTTAAAGGTACAGGAAAACAATGTCTTCTCTGACCCAAATACATGTAGCTCGTTAGGTCGACAGATCAAACTACGCAGAGGTCTGCACTAGTGTCATCATTTGAAGAAAACATACACACGAGGAAAAAGCATGCGTACCTGTTGCCCTACCCGGCAGTTTCAGGATGGCTGTGATTGTAAGGTACCCAAGGGGTTAAAAGCGTACTGGCCTCTCACCATTTTAACGTCACAtgaaatacattttgaatggctTGTAAACATAGATTGTGGAAATTAATCTCTGAACATAGGTCTACTCTATCCTTTCAATTATTTCTTCATCTGGTTTACTAAACAATTCCAATACGCGTTCTGTGTTTCATTCATAGTTTAAATTCTCCAAGGTGGCCTGGGCTTTTGGAGCTCAGACGTGCAGTAGTACGTGTAGAAACAGCTAGTATGGCCGTAAGCAAAGGAGGTCGGGCGGTTTCAGGCTAGTATGGCCGTAAGCAAAGGAGGTCGGGCGGTTTCAGGCTAGTATGGCCGCCCTAAGCAAAGGAGGTCGGGCGGTTTCAGGCTAGTATGGCCCTAAGCAAAGGAGGTCGGGCGGTTTCAGGCTAGTATGGCCCTAAGCAAAGGAGGTCGGGCGGTTTCAGGCTAGTATGGCCCTAAGCAAAGGAGGTTGGGTGGTTTCAGGCTAGTATGGCCGTAAGCAAAGGAGGTCGGGCGGTTTCAGGCTAGTATGGCCGTATGCAAAGGAGGTTGGGCGGTTTCAGGCTAGTATGGCCCTAAGCAAAGGAGGTCGGGCGGTTTCAGGCTAGTATGGCCATAAGCAAAGGAGGTCGGGCGGTTTCAGGCTAGTATGGCCGTAAGCAAAGGAGGTCGGGCGGTTTCAGGCTAGTATGGCCCTAAGCAAAGGAGGTCGGGCGGTTTCAGGCTAGTATGGCCCTAAGCAAAGGAGGTTGGGCGGTTTCAGGCTAGTATGGCCCTAAGCAAAGGAGGTCGGGCGGTTTCAGGCTAGTATGGCCCTAAGAAAAGGAGATTGGGCGGTTTCAGGCTAGTATGGCCGTAAGCAAAGGAGGTCGGGCGGTTTCAGGCTAGTATGGCCGTATGCAAAGGAGGTTGGGCGGTTTCAGGCTAGTATGGCCCTAAGCAAAGGAGGTCGGGCGGTTTCAGGCTAGTATGGCCATAAGCAAAGGAGGTTGGGTGGTTTCAGGCTAGTATGGCCGTAAGCAAAGGAGGTCGGGCGGTTTCAGGCTAGTATGGCCGTAAGCAAAGGAGGTCGGGCGGTTTCAGGCTAGTATGGCCCTAAGCAAAGGAGGTCGGGCGGTTTCAGGCTAGTATGGCCCTAAGCAAAGGAGGTTGGGCGGTTTCAGGCTAGTATGGCCCTAAGCAAAGGAGGTCGGGCGGTTTCAGGCTAGTATGGCCGTAAGCAAAGGAGGTCGGGCGGTTTCAGGCTAGtatggccataagcaaagaagtaACTCTTTCTACACGATAAAAAGTTGATGAGCCTCTGGAATGgacctcttcctgttcctctcggtttaacctttatgtaacttggcaagtcagttaagaacaagttcttatttacaatgacggcctaccaaaaggttaTAAatctaggacaaaacacacatcatgacaagagagacaacacaacactacataaagagagacctaagataacAACATAGCATGacagaaacacatgacaacacagcatggtagcagcacaacatggcaacacaatatggtggcaacacaacatggtagcagaacaacatggtagcagcacaaaacagggtgcCAACAGTGGGCAaatgacaacagcacaaaggacaagaaggtagagacaacaaaacATCACGCAAATTGAATTGTCTTTCAATATTGGCTTTACAGAAATAATTAAATAGAGATTGACAGCTtctagtgtaaaaaaaaaataagcatgtagaggtctagtttttatcataagtacacttcaactgtgagaaacggaatttaaaacaaaaatccagaaaatcacattgtatgatttttaagtaattaatttgcattttattgcatgacataagtatttgatacatcagaaaagtttgaaatttgatcacctaccaaccagtaagaattccagctctcacagacctgttagttgttttttagattccgtctttcacagttgaagtgtacctatgatacaaatgacagacctctacatgctttgtaagtaggaaaacctgcaaaatcgtcagtgtttcaaatacttgttctccccactgtacatcagATAACATGGACTGCCACTCATACTGCcaatgctgccaatgactggaacgaactacaaaaatctctgaaactggaaacacttatctccctcactagctttaagcaccaactgtcagagcagctcacagattactgcacctgtacatagcccacctataatttagcccaaacaactacctcttccccaactgtatttaatttgtatttatttattttgctcctttgcaccccattatttttatttctactttgcacattcttccattgtaaaactaccattccagtgttttacttgctatattgtatttactttgccaccatggccttttttgcctttacctcccttctcacctcatttgctcacattgtatatagacttgtttatactgtattattgactgtatgtttgttttactccatgtgtaactctgtgtcgttgtatctgtcgaactgctttgctttatcttggccaggtcgcaattgtaaatgagaacttgttctcaacttgcctacctggttaaataaaggtgttctcaactagcctacctggttaaataaaggtaaaataaataaataacaggtAAAGAcaccaggggcctgttgcacaaaactaggataagggattaagccaggacatcttggtgatcctggctcaattgatccgtaatccggttgcactaaagatggatcgggggcaggaggatatgttatggtataaattaccatggagatttattctgtggagctagcctgctccagaccaggctaaattccaggatctatttaatctcatccctaatgtcagtcagcagtcaccacaaatggaaaccaatagttatttcactgctcactatacattgttatcacatataactagacccactgttattatttaaacgtttgtgatcattaatttcaatgattttggataaaaaatgatttttagatgatgttgctatcattagataatttacagtttcccatagactataaggctatatataaaatgatagaatattagggccacagaggggaaaaaaacacaagtcataatattgtaaccagttgttttaaaggaggacagttgttaaaatgacagatgtggggcatttcgtgaaattgtacttcagtatggtttcataaacaaagacatgctgatgtgccagaatattaagtatcacattgtcataagtatcaaaactgtaaaaacaatgtagcttttctgcagaaagaaccagcctcataaatttatgacttttttcttcagtgtggccctagtactctgtcatataaacaaatacacattccatatgaatataaaaacacaatgtgtaacattatgttcctttattgaataaggacaaaacaaagcaggtaaaccatcagctcctttcgaaactgaagtcacattgactctacaagatggaaagcacagaatccaagcatattatacaaaatgatacatacacattcaaaggtctgtatataacacaccctgcatgtctgcacactaaaataaatgcaggacaaatccatacacatcaactgaacagacaaatgaatggatgcagtagcctccctgcagccttgtattacacacagtataccgcacaaacatcataagaggccaaattcgtcaaaaaacgaaccccaaaaaaaccaaattcctctgccaccgcaggacatatttaaccaaaattgaaagcacacatactaactaaaataattcaacacatattggtccctcagcagccgaccactgtcatcatcagggaagattgccggattgccccagtccatggctggtggcactctgggggccctctccttcctcaggcaggccacattgtggaggacagcacaagccacagtaatatcacatgccctaacagggctgacccttaatttgtgaaggcagtgaaagcgtgccttcaggaggccaaaggtcatttcaactctggtcctggcatgggcatggttgtaggcctgctgtgcttcctgggggtctgtgaaaggtgtcaggagaaaaggctggcagccataccccctgtctcccagcaacacaccagagaattcacctgtcaacacaaaatctcatcattactacctcataaacacagtgatattcttgacacagccatgatggttataaataggggttgtgtggcttaccttgtgataggcactgatagatttcagaggcccgaaagattctggagtcatggactgagccaggccattttgccacaacattgctgatcacacagtcagcattgcagaccatctgaaatcataagatgaggaatattacaccaatcaatgcacatcactggcaatgcagagtgttcgtcaatggacaatatcaaaaagttatgttcacctgaacattaatgctgtgaaaggatttcctattcacaaaatcggcctcatgggcacctgagggggcttttatccttatgtgtgtgcagtccactgcaccaatgacattggggaaacctgtcacacaaagtaatgagtatcctactatgtgttaacagttgtcctgtaatttgtagatcctcttacctgcaatcctatagaactcctctttgatgtcacagagtcttctgtggccagggaaggagatgaagacatctgctaatgctttgatagccagacacacactccttattgtgcggcaaattgtggccttgttcagctgttctgcatcccccactgagtacaggaaggctccactagcaaaaaagcgcaaggccacacaaaccatttgctccacactcagtgcatggctccgtgcagtgcggtgcttaatcctgggacccagtagtctgcatagatacctgatgcaatctgcagaaaacctgtatctttcatatagatggtcatcagggaaggccagtgggtccaaccggtccctgaagaccctttctcgcctgaaggctctcctcagcacaagtgcttcttcatccaccacatctcgcacgaatgggcatgccattgtcagagcagaaaggaacacacaattttgggccttcatataggctagtggccacacctggtgctgggggggtgggcaaaagagggcgatgccttataacgatgacttggttgtactgattgctgggaaaataaaaaaaaacttagaaagatgccaccgtcctgtgtgctcacaataagagctcatatgtcatggctcacttgactttacgagaatatacctaatttttattttgagccgtgtcatcttcttggagctaggggaggaaagaaaaataatgattaatacatttgtgttacagttagcatacagtgtacattgaaggcatatctcacctccctctcaagtttttttatttcaaggtccagtttcctaattgtcctctt
This DNA window, taken from Oncorhynchus kisutch isolate 150728-3 linkage group LG22, Okis_V2, whole genome shotgun sequence, encodes the following:
- the si:dkey-29p10.4 gene encoding tripartite motif-containing protein 16 encodes the protein MYLGQRRHCFPVPLRVRRSVQDYTGDVNSNTWLLLILRFRFLEVESVVLLTKTRNKYRFLLGKMGQSLPTLDCEPSVCPLCHGICRNPTALRCKHIFCYCCIQELWSGSPTGPYYCPECKEEYKTLPVGFKRDTTASPWRHEAPAHTRTATEGRANEEDVIEINSEGWTLGKGSKRLLGKRPASSPVPGGHLHDNKRQATGSSSSSHSRGQSGDRKRPATSSSSSSANQNTSSDVELSSEEEVPAAPFSLATKPSSTASVAVRGPDLTRDRSRSPRRDPPIELDQPPAATEPLTREPLNDPRKSPEEAAGHMTNTSPRRITTVELDPPPPPARDPYTPAKNPAETTQTTHLRLVTPTKEKPVEAEWEPLPEISNRSGPIGTSTSPTRAANNLSPGRTNLSPSLARQTSRETFLPCHYCPSQGSLPAVKTCLVCGASMCSEHLRPHLESPVFQSHTLVPPVEDTSPWRCPEHQEMNRIYCRQCSVCVCTVCTVIGSHRDHACVSIREAERELRGNLKQEMKKMQGTEQSLISRVTEMTEKKQRFQVLLGDARAGVQQQYETMREALQQEEDTALLCVTREESRAVGGLEEQLTQLQETLSSLQRGLHTLEGLADTRGAARVQEQSFITEYSKITKSVSESCSVEELEVPQEVDRARLRCLQQWTERRLVSVVISLPDRDPFRLLYGASPRLDPDTAHPKLLISEENRKVSYSEVQQAYPEQGARFSSFPQVLASKPLQGGRAYWEVEVEEDEGKWKVGVCEGQIGRKGQKDSCRIGFNPYSWCLLSEKGKIEALHDKVAVPVEVDGLGRVGVLLDFEEGSLSFYKVAQGGALSLLHCFKQRFSEPLYPALAVSKTQLNIPDLFQAESVKSE